Proteins from a genomic interval of Vreelandella profundi:
- a CDS encoding LysR family transcriptional regulator, with amino-acid sequence MDTQSLQAFLAVADTQSFSRAAEQLHLTQPAVSKRIATLESQVGTRLFDRIGRRIALTEAGSVLLPQARSILFTVEDSRRALANLSGQVGGRLTLATSHHIGLHRLPPLLKQYTQRHPEVELDLHFLDSEQAYQGVLDGTLEMAVVTLAPHSYAQLHVVELWRDRLCFVCATDHPLASHSQARHRSMGHKGLSLAALCDYHCVMPGAKTFTGSLIAQRFNEAGLQLPVSMATNYLETLKMMCSVGLGWSLLPEKMIDNELVELNVDTAPIYRPLGYLVHTNRTPSNAARRMIEQLEQASQDAALL; translated from the coding sequence ATGGATACTCAAAGCCTACAGGCTTTTCTGGCCGTGGCCGATACGCAAAGTTTCTCGCGCGCGGCCGAACAGCTCCACCTAACCCAGCCAGCCGTGAGCAAGCGCATTGCGACGCTTGAATCCCAGGTGGGCACGCGTTTATTCGATCGCATAGGACGACGCATTGCATTGACAGAGGCTGGCAGCGTGCTGCTACCTCAAGCCCGAAGCATTCTATTTACCGTAGAAGATAGCCGCCGTGCGCTAGCCAACCTTTCCGGCCAGGTGGGTGGGCGCCTAACGCTTGCGACCAGCCATCACATCGGCTTACACCGTTTACCGCCGCTACTCAAGCAGTACACTCAGCGCCATCCAGAGGTAGAGCTAGACCTGCACTTTCTCGATTCAGAACAGGCGTATCAAGGTGTGTTAGACGGCACCTTGGAAATGGCGGTGGTGACACTGGCACCTCACTCCTATGCACAGCTGCACGTAGTCGAGCTATGGCGTGACCGGCTGTGTTTTGTTTGCGCAACGGACCACCCTCTCGCCAGTCACTCCCAGGCCCGCCATCGATCGATGGGTCATAAAGGCCTGTCACTCGCGGCGCTGTGTGACTATCACTGCGTGATGCCCGGGGCAAAGACGTTTACCGGCTCGCTCATTGCTCAGCGGTTCAATGAAGCAGGCCTTCAGCTACCGGTCAGTATGGCCACCAACTACTTAGAAACGCTTAAAATGATGTGCAGCGTTGGCTTAGGCTGGAGCCTGCTACCAGAGAAAATGATCGACAATGAGCTGGTAGAACTCAATGTAGACACTGCGCCCATCTATCGCCCGTTAGGCTATTTAGTACATACCAACCGTACGCCTTCTAACGCCGCTCGCCGGATGATCGAACAGCTAGAGCAAGCTTCCCAAGATGCAGCGCTTCTATAG
- the pgaA gene encoding poly-beta-1,6 N-acetyl-D-glucosamine export porin PgaA: MHSRPNALLPICLLACLTAGAAQGQTTTDAQREALVVQARQGALQTSINGLQTLYYQTQNVRVREDLVALLVRADRYQEALAVCSGCQTDDYSDSELANLAGAARSAGDFPQALVLFRALTYRNPANAQGWLGQALVHTDMGNHTLADISLQQYNQVAGTTTAGLEARGYLAARTANAMQELSARQALVAQDPGNTSELHALYRLAVGLGASSAARRIMQTNPDTFTSSDRLWLTYYEGVTDIRLGIHTDQPFRVRSGLDELNSVLSEPDAPPELITIAEYDKVVALAELRRFSEAEALAVRLENQHGQLPSYVSRARAYALNGMGRPDEAITLYESLIRQSPEQATNPDDPLNEGLFFSYTDAQRFRDADKLLQQWMSSEPEQRLDFTRTLRIENPNYQKVLLLGVLLDAWRGRAEEASEQLAAYQNQAPADPYLWLMKGDLERSRGWPRQAEDSYQHAAPLLQPDNQDAARHGVLLARLQRGQWEGTTTEVAKEIAQARPSATRDDLVREWRELRAPQLSSSFERSEGQGSGTQASREWQYEVLLEGPRNSSGSRPFAQRIGQYGEFEGENLYASYNVAGYEWNLHPATLKLAAGQGTQLNEDFLALAELRYAPTDHLTTTLAVEINTTDTPLRALRDGINADRYRGELAYRRDERGAGAIGVMATDFDDSNLRQSIYGYWNQTLYHLDRWQLNGEIQASTSRNDDVEASYFNPGRDASLAGVLTLNYETPIDYRQSFIQSLSIGSGRYWQEDNDSENTWAVGYKHQWELVPTVSFEYGIARERAVYDGTPEYDNVISAGFVWRFL, translated from the coding sequence ATGCACAGCCGCCCTAACGCCCTACTGCCGATTTGCCTGCTCGCCTGCCTAACCGCTGGAGCAGCGCAGGGGCAGACCACGACGGATGCGCAACGCGAGGCTTTGGTTGTCCAGGCGCGCCAAGGGGCGCTGCAAACCTCTATTAATGGTCTGCAAACCCTTTATTACCAAACCCAAAATGTGCGTGTACGCGAAGACTTAGTGGCTTTACTGGTGCGCGCTGATCGTTACCAGGAAGCATTGGCTGTGTGTAGCGGGTGCCAAACAGACGACTATAGCGATTCTGAACTTGCCAACCTTGCCGGCGCGGCGCGCAGCGCGGGTGACTTTCCGCAAGCACTGGTATTGTTTCGCGCCTTAACGTATCGCAACCCGGCAAACGCGCAGGGCTGGCTGGGGCAAGCCCTGGTGCATACCGATATGGGTAATCACACCCTCGCGGATATTTCTCTACAGCAGTACAACCAAGTCGCAGGCACTACCACCGCAGGGCTTGAGGCACGAGGCTACTTGGCGGCACGTACCGCCAACGCCATGCAAGAGCTGAGTGCCCGGCAGGCGCTAGTGGCGCAAGACCCAGGCAACACGAGTGAATTACATGCGCTTTATCGCTTAGCCGTCGGCTTAGGGGCGAGTTCGGCAGCTCGGCGCATCATGCAGACCAATCCTGATACGTTTACTAGCAGCGATCGTCTCTGGCTTACCTATTACGAAGGCGTCACTGACATCCGTCTGGGCATTCATACGGATCAGCCCTTTCGCGTTCGCAGCGGCTTAGATGAGTTGAATAGCGTCCTGAGTGAGCCCGACGCCCCGCCTGAGCTGATCACTATCGCTGAATATGACAAAGTCGTGGCCTTGGCAGAATTGCGGCGCTTTTCAGAAGCAGAGGCACTCGCGGTAAGGCTGGAAAACCAGCACGGCCAGCTGCCAAGCTACGTTTCCCGAGCGAGAGCCTATGCCCTGAATGGCATGGGACGGCCAGATGAAGCCATCACTCTGTATGAAAGCTTGATACGCCAGTCCCCCGAACAGGCGACAAATCCCGATGACCCTCTTAACGAAGGGCTGTTTTTTAGTTACACCGATGCCCAGCGTTTTCGTGATGCCGACAAGTTACTGCAACAGTGGATGTCCAGTGAACCCGAACAGCGCCTGGACTTCACCCGAACACTGCGCATAGAAAACCCCAACTACCAAAAAGTATTGCTGCTTGGCGTACTTCTTGATGCCTGGCGAGGCCGTGCGGAAGAAGCCAGCGAACAGCTCGCTGCCTATCAAAACCAAGCGCCCGCCGATCCCTATCTTTGGCTAATGAAAGGTGATCTTGAACGCAGTCGAGGCTGGCCTAGGCAAGCAGAAGACTCCTATCAACATGCCGCTCCTCTACTTCAGCCCGACAATCAGGACGCCGCTCGCCACGGCGTGTTACTCGCAAGGTTACAGCGCGGCCAGTGGGAAGGTACCACCACGGAGGTCGCTAAAGAAATTGCACAGGCCCGCCCCAGCGCGACACGTGACGACCTAGTCCGTGAATGGCGAGAACTTCGCGCCCCCCAGTTGAGCAGCTCGTTCGAGCGCAGTGAAGGTCAGGGAAGCGGTACCCAAGCATCACGGGAATGGCAATATGAAGTTCTTCTAGAAGGCCCCCGCAACAGCAGCGGTTCGCGCCCCTTCGCCCAGCGAATTGGTCAATATGGCGAGTTTGAAGGCGAGAATCTTTATGCGTCTTATAACGTGGCGGGATATGAATGGAATCTGCATCCTGCCACCTTAAAGTTAGCGGCTGGACAAGGGACACAGCTCAATGAAGATTTTCTGGCCCTGGCAGAACTACGCTACGCCCCTACCGATCATTTAACGACCACTCTCGCCGTTGAAATCAATACCACCGATACCCCGCTACGCGCCTTACGCGATGGCATTAACGCTGACCGCTATCGAGGTGAATTAGCCTATCGCCGCGATGAACGGGGTGCCGGTGCCATTGGCGTGATGGCCACCGACTTTGACGACAGCAACTTACGCCAATCTATTTACGGCTACTGGAATCAGACGCTCTATCACTTGGACCGCTGGCAGCTTAATGGCGAGATACAGGCGTCCACCTCACGCAATGATGATGTTGAAGCCAGCTATTTCAATCCGGGCCGCGACGCCAGCCTAGCCGGTGTATTGACGCTCAACTATGAGACGCCCATCGATTATCGACAGTCTTTCATACAGTCGCTTTCAATCGGCTCAGGGCGTTACTGGCAAGAAGACAACGACAGCGAAAACACCTGGGCAGTGGGTTACAAGCATCAGTGGGAGCTAGTCCCTACCGTCAGTTTCGAATACGGAATTGCGCGGGAACGCGCCGTCTATGACGGCACGCCTGAATACGACAATGTTATTTCAGCCGGCTTTGTATGGAGATTCCTATGA
- the pgaB gene encoding poly-beta-1,6-N-acetyl-D-glucosamine N-deacetylase PgaB, which translates to MTLWRVILLGAVLLVVVNIQQVQAARSPNDYVVISYHDIVDASVTPEMDIYSQTITRSRLIEHFNLIDAGGYQPVSLQQIIDAKAGGLPLPDKAVLLTFDDGYRSFYDIVFPLLQLYNFPAVQAVVGSWLDVPAGGQVPYGSITLPRERFLSWAQVKTLDASPLVEIASHSYGLHYGVVGNPMGNEQAAAVTSIWNAYSGYESEAEYLERVRQDMAQTQRRFQEQTGRSPRIIVWPYGAYSEATLNIAAEYGMDYTFSLLSAPNQLNDSMRTMNRYLIDQETSLQTIDEILSNRVWEPEELRIVHVDLDYVYDPDPIQQEQNLDRLIERISRYGVNTVYLQAYADPDGDGVADALYFPNRHLPVRADLFNRVAWQLKKRANVKVYAWMPVLSFDLGTGYQYVTDVRTGAESPDNYRRLSPYVQENRRIIREIYQDLGRLTKFDGLLFHDDAFFTDFEDANPDAIAAYEDASLPSDINAIRNDDGLMTTWARFKTAYLTDFTYELEQAANYYRQADNKVFTTSRNLYAVTVMEPRSQRWFAQDIQSFAAGYDFVAVMAMPYMEEAENPDEWLRALAQRSLAQVSAEQLVFELQTQNWHTQTPIPSEEIAQWVRILREEGIKNIGYYPDDFLQNHPDVNVMRPVFSIGRRFRATP; encoded by the coding sequence ATGACACTTTGGCGCGTCATTTTATTGGGTGCTGTTTTGCTGGTGGTCGTTAATATTCAGCAAGTCCAGGCCGCACGCTCACCAAATGATTACGTGGTAATTAGCTACCACGACATTGTGGATGCCAGCGTCACTCCCGAGATGGATATCTATTCACAAACCATTACACGCAGCCGATTAATCGAACATTTCAATCTCATCGACGCAGGGGGTTATCAGCCCGTTAGTTTGCAGCAAATCATTGATGCCAAAGCGGGAGGCCTACCGCTGCCAGACAAAGCAGTACTGCTGACCTTCGATGATGGCTATCGCAGTTTTTACGATATCGTCTTTCCATTACTCCAGCTGTATAACTTCCCCGCCGTTCAAGCCGTGGTCGGTAGCTGGCTGGATGTACCTGCTGGCGGGCAAGTGCCGTATGGCAGTATTACGCTGCCTCGTGAGCGTTTTTTATCGTGGGCACAAGTCAAAACGTTAGACGCGTCTCCGCTGGTTGAAATTGCCTCTCACTCGTACGGCCTGCATTACGGCGTGGTCGGCAACCCCATGGGTAACGAACAGGCAGCGGCAGTGACCAGCATTTGGAATGCCTATAGCGGGTACGAAAGCGAGGCAGAATACCTTGAGCGGGTGCGGCAAGACATGGCGCAAACGCAGCGACGCTTCCAAGAGCAGACTGGGCGTAGCCCACGCATTATCGTGTGGCCCTACGGCGCTTATAGCGAAGCAACGCTTAACATTGCAGCGGAATATGGCATGGACTACACATTCAGCTTGCTTAGCGCCCCTAACCAGTTAAACGACTCAATGCGTACCATGAACCGCTACCTCATCGACCAGGAAACCAGCCTGCAAACCATTGATGAGATCCTTTCCAACAGAGTGTGGGAACCTGAAGAGCTGCGCATTGTGCATGTCGATCTAGACTATGTGTATGACCCTGACCCGATTCAACAGGAGCAAAATCTTGACCGCCTGATTGAGCGCATTTCTCGCTACGGCGTTAATACCGTTTACCTTCAGGCCTATGCAGACCCGGATGGTGACGGCGTGGCGGACGCACTTTACTTCCCTAACCGCCACCTGCCGGTAAGAGCGGACCTGTTCAATCGCGTGGCCTGGCAGTTAAAGAAACGCGCTAACGTAAAGGTATACGCCTGGATGCCGGTGCTGTCGTTTGACCTGGGAACGGGGTACCAATATGTCACCGACGTCCGAACCGGCGCGGAATCACCTGATAACTACCGCCGGCTCTCGCCCTACGTGCAAGAAAACCGCCGTATCATTCGGGAAATCTATCAAGATCTTGGTCGGCTGACCAAGTTCGATGGACTGCTGTTCCACGATGACGCCTTCTTCACCGACTTTGAAGATGCCAACCCTGACGCCATCGCCGCCTATGAAGATGCGTCATTGCCAAGCGATATCAATGCAATACGTAACGACGATGGCTTAATGACTACCTGGGCGCGCTTCAAAACGGCGTATCTAACTGACTTCACCTACGAGCTTGAACAGGCCGCGAACTACTATCGTCAGGCTGACAACAAAGTATTTACCACATCGCGCAATCTGTATGCCGTCACGGTGATGGAGCCTCGTAGCCAGCGATGGTTTGCCCAGGATATTCAAAGCTTCGCCGCCGGCTACGACTTTGTGGCGGTCATGGCGATGCCGTATATGGAAGAAGCAGAGAATCCCGATGAATGGCTGCGAGCACTCGCCCAGCGTTCGCTCGCGCAGGTAAGCGCCGAACAACTGGTCTTTGAGCTACAAACGCAGAACTGGCATACCCAAACCCCGATTCCCAGCGAAGAGATAGCTCAATGGGTACGTATTCTGCGCGAAGAAGGCATCAAGAACATTGGCTATTACCCGGATGATTTTTTACAAAACCATCCAGACGTTAATGTCATGAGGCCAGTCTTTTCCATTGGACGCCGGTTTAGGGCAACGCCATGA
- the pgaC gene encoding poly-beta-1,6-N-acetyl-D-glucosamine synthase, translating into MNILNAMAIFTLGYPSLMATIWICGGIYFYVHWERKQPWPQTFSWDENAPKVTVLLPCYNEEANVDETIHHLFNQNYPHMDVIAINDGSTDNTATKLDALALIHPTLKVLHQPNQGKASAMNNGLSQAIGDIIVGIDGDAIMDYDAIGYMVGHFLGSPKVSGVTGNPRVRTRSTAIGKIQTGEFSAIIGLIKRAQRIYGMVFTISGVICAFRRKALEEIGGWNTDMVTEDIDVSWRLQLAGGQVRYEPRAMCWVLMPETLRGLFKQRLRWAQGGGEVFLRYFPQTVRWKNSRFWLLMLEYIISVVWCYSVITLILVWLVSHLLMPMEWPVTARVLSYFGSILIAVSFIQFTVSFYIDSRYDKQIFRCVYWSIWYPFAYWLINMATVVIAFPKAMMRQKGRLATWNSPDRGEQFNEQ; encoded by the coding sequence ATGAACATACTCAACGCTATGGCTATCTTCACCCTCGGCTATCCCAGCCTGATGGCGACCATATGGATCTGCGGGGGCATCTACTTCTACGTTCATTGGGAGCGCAAGCAACCCTGGCCCCAGACGTTTTCCTGGGATGAAAATGCGCCAAAGGTGACCGTCCTACTGCCTTGCTATAACGAAGAGGCAAATGTAGATGAGACGATTCACCACCTCTTCAACCAGAACTATCCGCATATGGACGTCATTGCCATTAACGATGGAAGTACGGATAACACTGCCACAAAGCTGGATGCCTTGGCGCTTATTCATCCCACGTTAAAAGTGCTGCACCAGCCTAATCAGGGCAAAGCCAGCGCCATGAACAACGGTTTAAGCCAGGCGATAGGCGACATTATTGTCGGCATCGATGGCGATGCGATCATGGACTACGACGCCATTGGCTATATGGTCGGCCACTTCCTTGGCAGCCCGAAAGTTAGCGGGGTCACCGGTAACCCGCGAGTTAGGACGCGCTCAACGGCCATTGGTAAAATTCAAACCGGCGAATTTTCAGCCATCATCGGCCTGATAAAACGTGCCCAGCGCATTTACGGAATGGTATTTACTATTTCTGGCGTTATTTGTGCCTTTCGGCGCAAAGCATTAGAAGAGATCGGCGGCTGGAATACAGACATGGTGACCGAAGATATCGATGTGAGCTGGCGGTTACAGCTGGCCGGTGGGCAGGTACGTTATGAGCCTAGAGCGATGTGCTGGGTGCTAATGCCGGAAACGCTACGTGGCCTGTTCAAACAGCGGCTACGGTGGGCACAGGGTGGCGGCGAGGTCTTTCTACGCTACTTTCCACAGACAGTGCGCTGGAAAAACAGCCGTTTCTGGCTGCTGATGCTGGAATACATTATCAGCGTGGTTTGGTGTTACTCGGTTATCACTCTGATACTTGTTTGGTTGGTATCTCATCTCTTAATGCCGATGGAGTGGCCCGTTACGGCAAGAGTACTTTCCTATTTTGGCAGCATCTTAATCGCCGTCAGCTTCATTCAGTTTACCGTTAGCTTTTATATCGACAGTCGCTACGACAAACAGATATTCCGCTGCGTTTACTGGAGTATCTGGTACCCCTTCGCCTACTGGCTTATCAATATGGCTACCGTGGTCATTGCCTTCCCCAAAGCCATGATGCGGCAAAAAGGCAGGCTTGCCACTTGGAATAGTCCTGACCGCGGGGAGCAATTCAATGAGCAATAA
- the rlmF gene encoding 23S rRNA (adenine(1618)-N(6))-methyltransferase RlmF produces the protein MTTLHRNEKSRAKPVGKGLHPKNLHNQGYDFPALVKSHPALAPHVKPNAHGKLSIDFADPLAVKTLNAALLNRYYNIADWDIPDGALCPPIPGRADYIHYMADLIGLEREQPSIKLLDIGTGANGIYPLLACQIYDWQCVGSDINAQSLENVATIITRNPTLKDRFTLRTQHDKNHMFEGIIQAGEFFDVSVCNPPFHASLDEALKGSQLKLNNLARSRGEQKAKTNSPTLNFGGMGAELWCKGGEQLFLKKLIKESQVYSTQCRWFSSLVSKADNVKPATKLMRKLGAVDIREIEMTQGNKMTRILAWTFI, from the coding sequence GTGACCACCCTGCATCGAAATGAAAAAAGCCGAGCTAAGCCTGTTGGCAAAGGCCTACACCCGAAGAATCTACACAACCAAGGCTATGATTTCCCAGCGCTCGTAAAAAGCCACCCTGCTCTAGCCCCCCATGTAAAACCGAATGCTCATGGCAAGCTTTCTATCGATTTCGCAGACCCTTTGGCAGTTAAAACGCTTAACGCCGCGTTATTAAACCGCTACTACAATATTGCCGATTGGGATATTCCAGATGGCGCGCTTTGCCCTCCCATCCCAGGCAGGGCTGACTATATCCATTACATGGCCGATTTAATTGGGCTTGAGCGCGAACAGCCCAGCATCAAGCTGCTCGATATAGGAACGGGGGCGAATGGCATCTACCCGCTACTGGCCTGCCAAATTTACGACTGGCAGTGTGTGGGTAGTGACATTAACGCTCAATCGCTTGAGAACGTAGCCACGATTATCACCCGCAACCCCACGCTCAAAGATCGCTTCACGCTGCGCACGCAGCACGATAAAAACCATATGTTTGAAGGTATCATTCAAGCTGGGGAGTTCTTTGACGTCAGCGTATGCAACCCACCCTTCCATGCTTCCCTTGATGAAGCACTGAAAGGCAGCCAGCTTAAGCTCAACAACCTGGCGCGTAGTCGCGGTGAGCAAAAAGCAAAAACCAACTCTCCCACTTTGAATTTTGGTGGGATGGGGGCAGAGCTTTGGTGTAAGGGAGGCGAACAGCTGTTTCTTAAAAAGCTAATAAAAGAAAGCCAAGTGTATTCAACTCAATGCCGCTGGTTTAGCAGCCTGGTTTCAAAAGCCGACAATGTAAAACCTGCCACGAAGTTGATGCGTAAGCTCGGTGCCGTTGATATACGGGAAATAGAGATGACGCAGGGAAATAAGATGACGAGGATATTGGCCTGGACATTCATCTGA
- a CDS encoding HigA family addiction module antitoxin, whose translation MIMHNPPHPGEFIRDIYLEPFGISSRRLASSLGVSPSTLSRLLKKDSGVSPEMSLRLSKVVGRSPESWLAMQDMYDLWVARSTLNLDDIHPLDFEAA comes from the coding sequence ATGATCATGCATAATCCCCCGCATCCTGGTGAGTTCATCCGGGATATATATTTGGAGCCTTTTGGCATTAGTTCACGTCGGCTAGCCTCAAGTCTCGGTGTCTCGCCTTCTACTCTGTCTCGGCTTCTTAAGAAAGATAGTGGCGTAAGCCCTGAGATGTCTCTGCGGCTTTCAAAAGTGGTCGGCCGCTCTCCCGAAAGCTGGCTTGCGATGCAAGATATGTACGATCTTTGGGTAGCCCGCAGCACACTGAATTTGGACGATATTCATCCGCTAGATTTCGAAGCAGCTTAA
- a CDS encoding type II toxin-antitoxin system RelE/ParE family toxin, producing the protein MPRFNPYNHDQSAMVVINYQDKLQPGIFEYAVHYLIEHKLDLSVFHPKYRNDATGPSFETELRRSLIVAWCASCYYCAMIKSFRHKGLKRFYSTGSASGIQADHAKKLRMQLAALDTAVSVDDMDIPGFRLHVLKGTDKGRWSVWVNGNWRLTFEFRDGNAYILGYEDYH; encoded by the coding sequence ATGCCGCGCTTCAACCCCTATAATCACGATCAGAGCGCAATGGTCGTGATCAACTATCAAGACAAGCTCCAGCCAGGCATTTTTGAATACGCGGTGCATTATCTGATCGAGCATAAATTGGATTTGTCGGTTTTCCATCCCAAGTATCGCAACGATGCGACCGGACCCTCCTTCGAAACTGAGCTTAGGCGCTCACTTATTGTTGCGTGGTGCGCATCGTGCTACTATTGTGCAATGATTAAATCATTCCGTCACAAAGGGCTGAAACGATTCTACTCGACGGGTAGCGCGTCAGGTATACAGGCTGATCATGCCAAAAAACTGCGCATGCAGCTTGCTGCCCTTGATACTGCAGTGTCAGTGGATGACATGGATATCCCGGGCTTCCGGCTGCACGTACTGAAAGGTACAGACAAAGGGCGATGGTCAGTTTGGGTCAATGGCAATTGGCGCCTGACGTTTGAATTTCGTGACGGCAACGCTTACATACTTGGTTACGAGGATTATCACTGA
- a CDS encoding zinc ribbon-containing protein gives MSEHQNDNRLREGYERLLERMQGGANELTWQNLQKDLDDAVEFESDLEEYTKDELALLRAWVERDLKDMRYYMADTGKQVASWLGIDLDGLSRRVAESLLSVADRSVVDRERFEDDLEAARADYCEGEMAAPGLMACVHCDAQVTLPTVARLEPCHECGHRYFYRFPNKIIET, from the coding sequence ATGAGTGAACATCAGAATGACAACCGCCTACGCGAAGGCTACGAACGACTGTTAGAGCGGATGCAGGGAGGCGCTAACGAGCTAACTTGGCAAAACTTACAGAAGGATTTGGACGATGCGGTTGAATTCGAATCAGACCTTGAAGAATACACCAAAGACGAGCTAGCCCTGCTGCGAGCCTGGGTAGAGCGCGATTTGAAAGACATGCGCTACTACATGGCCGATACCGGTAAGCAGGTAGCCAGCTGGCTAGGTATCGACCTGGACGGCCTTTCCCGGCGCGTAGCGGAATCACTGCTGTCAGTTGCCGATCGCAGCGTAGTGGACCGTGAACGCTTCGAGGATGATTTAGAAGCAGCCCGCGCCGATTACTGCGAAGGCGAAATGGCCGCACCCGGCTTAATGGCCTGCGTACATTGCGATGCCCAGGTCACGCTGCCCACCGTGGCGCGCCTAGAGCCCTGTCATGAGTGTGGCCATCGTTATTTCTACCGCTTCCCTAATAAAATTATCGAAACGTGA